GCACGGACTACTGGCGGATCGGGGCCTTCGAGGCGGCCGTGCTCGAAGCCGCCGGCGTCGCGCAGGCGCGCACCGGCGTGGCCGTCGTGTGCCACCTGGAGCTCGGGACGGCGGCCTGGGAAGCCGCGGACGCCCTCGAGCGGGCCGGCGCGGACCGCCGGCGCATCGTGCTGGCACACGCCGACCGTAATCCCGACCCGGGTCTGCACCTGGAACTGATCGCCTCTGGTGTCACGCTCGGCTACGACGGTGCCGGTCGCACGAAGTACTGGCCCGACTCCGTGCTGCTGGACTGTCTCGCCGTCGTGGTCGAGGGCGGCGGCGGCCACGGGCTCCTGCTCGGGGGCGACGTCGCGCGAAGGTCGTCGTTCGAGGCATGCGGAGGCCTGCCGGGCATGGCCTACCTCGGCCGCCGGTTCGTGCCGCGCATCGCCGTCCGCTGTGGTGAGCGGGTGGTCGAGCAGTTGCTGGTGGAGAATCCGGCGCGCGTCTTCGCCGTACCTCGGCGCGGCTAGCGGCGGGCAGGGTCCGGCAGGTTCCGGCTGCGCGGTCGGGCAGGCTCCCCCGGGACGGGAACCCGCGACGGCTACCCTCCGGGCAACCTCCGGGCGGCCCGGTGCGTCGAGGAGTCCGGGACCACGTCCGGGACCAGAGAAGGAGCCCCTGCAGTGTGCGGCATCATCGGCATCACGGGACGTGACGACGCCGTCGACGGCATCGTCGCCGGGCTGACGCGGCTCGAGTACCGCGGCTACGACAGCGCCGGCGTCGTCGTCCGCGACGGTGACCAGCTGCAGGTCGTCAAGCGGGCCGGCAAGCTCGACAACCTCAAGAGCGCGCTGCGGGACGAGCCCGCCGCCGGCCGTGTCGGCATCGGCCACACCCGCTGGGCCACGCACGGCGCCCCGACCGACGGCAACGCCCACCCGCACCTCGGCCCGCGTGGCCGGGTCGCGGTCGTGCACAACGGCATCCTGGAGAACTTCCAGGTGCTGAAGGCCGAACTCGACGGCGCCACGTTCCTCTCCGACACCGACACCGAGGTGGCCGCCCACCTCGTCGAGGCCGAGCTCGAGGTGATGGAGACGCCCGACCTGTTCGAGGCCGTGCGCCGTACCGTCGCCCGGCTCGAGGGCGCCTACTCGCTGTGCTTCGTCGCGGTCGACGACCCGGACACGATCGTGGTCGCCAAGTACGAGGCGCCGCTGATCGTCGCCCATGCCGACGGGGTCGGCTACTGCGCCTCCGACGTCGCCGCCCTGATCGAGCACACCAAGGACGTGGCGGCCCTCCTCGACGGCCAGATCGCCCGCATCACGCCCGACGGCGTCGACGTCGTGGACCTGCAGGGCAAGCCGGCCGAACCGCACCGCTACACGGTCGACTGGGACCTGAGCGCGGCGGAGAAGCAGGGCTACGACACCTTCATGCTCAAGGAGATCCACGAGCAGCCCAAGGCGGTCGCCGACACCCTGCTCGGCCGCTTCGACGAGGGGCGCCTGCACCTCGACGAGCTCAAGACCGACGAGCGCGAGTTCGGCCGCGTCGACAAGGTCTTCGTGCTCGCCTGCGGCACGTCCCGCTACGCCGGCATGGTGACCAAGTACGCCATCGAGCACTGGGCCGGCATTCCCGTCGAGGTCGAGGAGGCCAGCGAGTTCCGCTACCGCGACCCGATCCTCGACCCGCACACGCTGGTGATCGCGATCTCGCAGTCGGGCGAGACCACCGACACCATCGCCGCGGCCACCCACGCCAAGGACCAGCGCGCACCGGTCATCGCGCTGTGCAACATCGTCGGCTCCACGTTGGCCCGCGAGGCCGACGGGGTGCTGTACACCCACGCCGGCCTGGAGGTGGCCGTCGCCTCGACCAAGGCGTTCACCACCCAGATCATCGGGGGGCTGCTGCTGGCCCTCTACCTCGCCCAGCAGCGCGGCCGCATGTATGCCTCGGAGATCGAGGACATCCTCTCGCGCCTGCAACAGGTCCCGCCGGCGCTCGAGCAGGTGCTGGAACTCGACGGCCAGATCCGCGAGCTCGCCGAGCAGTACCAGGGCGTCAACTACACGATGTTCA
This is a stretch of genomic DNA from Egicoccus sp. AB-alg2. It encodes these proteins:
- a CDS encoding phosphotriesterase, with protein sequence MTDRVVRTVLGDLPARSLGRTDYHEHLLQVTPLLPGDELDDVDVSAEETARLRDSGFDALVDLTPIGLGRDPTGLAEISRRTGVHVVAATGVHREGHYPDDHPVRRWDVARLSEVFEAEITAGLLVDPFADGPVGTTVRAGVIKVGTDYWRIGAFEAAVLEAAGVAQARTGVAVVCHLELGTAAWEAADALERAGADRRRIVLAHADRNPDPGLHLELIASGVTLGYDGAGRTKYWPDSVLLDCLAVVVEGGGGHGLLLGGDVARRSSFEACGGLPGMAYLGRRFVPRIAVRCGERVVEQLLVENPARVFAVPRRG
- the glmS gene encoding glutamine--fructose-6-phosphate transaminase (isomerizing); its protein translation is MCGIIGITGRDDAVDGIVAGLTRLEYRGYDSAGVVVRDGDQLQVVKRAGKLDNLKSALRDEPAAGRVGIGHTRWATHGAPTDGNAHPHLGPRGRVAVVHNGILENFQVLKAELDGATFLSDTDTEVAAHLVEAELEVMETPDLFEAVRRTVARLEGAYSLCFVAVDDPDTIVVAKYEAPLIVAHADGVGYCASDVAALIEHTKDVAALLDGQIARITPDGVDVVDLQGKPAEPHRYTVDWDLSAAEKQGYDTFMLKEIHEQPKAVADTLLGRFDEGRLHLDELKTDEREFGRVDKVFVLACGTSRYAGMVTKYAIEHWAGIPVEVEEASEFRYRDPILDPHTLVIAISQSGETTDTIAAATHAKDQRAPVIALCNIVGSTLAREADGVLYTHAGLEVAVASTKAFTTQIIGGLLLALYLAQQRGRMYASEIEDILSRLQQVPPALEQVLELDGQIRELAEQYQGVNYTMFIGRHVGLPIAYEGALKLKEISYLHAEAFAAGEMKHGPIALIEEGSLVVALAPAGHVFGKMVSNIQEVRARGAAVLAIGTEGSTADLKANADHVLTLPEAPHELAGPILSVVPLQLFAYHIATLRGEDVDQPRNLAKTVTVE